The genome window GTTGGAGTACCAAACAATGGAAACATTACAATACCTGTCAGTAGAGGTACATATGATGGTGCAAATTACAATACAGGACTTTCATCTACATTAGCAACTAGAGATGATGACAATTGGAATTTATTAGGAAACCCATATCCATCTGCAATTAGTGCTAATACATTCTTAGCAACGAATACTAATCTAGCTGGATTTATTAAATTTTGGACTCACGGAACTTTACCATCAGCTGTTGCATCTGATCCATTCTACAATAATTATGCACAAAATTATACAGTTGCAGATTATGTAACTTACAATGCGACTGGAGCAAATCCACCTATAGGAAATGGTAATATCGCAGCAGGACAAGGTTTCTTCGTATTAATGAATCATACGTCAGCTGCTACAACAGAGAATGTAGTTTTCAATAATAGCATGAGAAGAAATGACTACAGAAATGACCTTTTCTTCAGAAATTCAAATACAACTAACTCTGAAAATGAAGAAAAACATAGAATTTGGTTAAATTTAATTAGTCCATCAGCAACATCAAGCACTACTTTAGTAGGATATGTTTCAGGAGCAACTAATGACTTAGACAGAATGTATGATGCACCTGCTTTAGATGTTAAAACAAACTTTGAATTATATTCGTTCTCTAATACAGACAAATTAAATATTCAAGGAAAGTCATTACCATTTAACGATACAGATCAAATTCCATTAGGTATCTCAATTGCTCAAAATGGAATACATACTTTAGGAATTTCAACAGTTGATGGATTATTTGATTCTGCTTCACAAGGAATATATCTTGAAGATAGAAATTTAGGCATTACTCACGATTTAAGAGTAGCTCCGTATAGCTTTACTGCTACTACTGGTAGATTTGAAAATCGTTTTGTATTGAAGTTCAACAATGAAACGTTAGGTAATGAAGACTTTATTGGAAATAATGTAACCGTTTATACTAATGAAAGCATTAATATTAGTGCTCCAAACCAAGTTATTAAATCGGTACGCGTACACGATTTACTTGGTCGAGTTTTAGGAATATTTAATAATGTAAATAGTGATTCATTCTCTTCTAAAAACATTGCTAAAACACAAAGTCCTCTATTAGTAGAAGTGACTTTAGAAAATGGTGCAACTAAAACCTATAAAGTGATATTCTAAACTAAAGTTAGATTTTAAATGTATAAAGGGCAAACATCTGTTTGCCCTTTATTATTTATTAAAAACTCAAGTAGTTAACCTAAAAAAAATAAGATGTGTTTTTTTAAGGACATAAAACACAAAAGTTATCAACAAATTGTCTTTTTTTTAACAAATGTTTCATTATAAACTTGTATAGTTCACAAAAAAAATTAAATTTGTTGGAAAATCAACACAATCAACTGTAAACTACAATTATTTAACTTAAAAATGAAAACTATTCCCCTCTTTCAGAAAAACTTTTGGGTTTTTCTTTTTTTTATTTTCTCAACTACAACGTTTTCGCAAACTACAGAAACTTTCACAACCTCTGGTTCTTGGACAGTCCCTGCGAGTAACTTCGGTTACTGTTGAAATATGGGGCGCTGGTGGTGGTGGTGGTGGTTCTAATACTAATGGATCTGGTGGGTCTGGAGGAGGCTCAGGGGCTTATGCTTCTAAAACAATGATAGTAACACCTTCTACAAATTACACGTTCACAATAGGAACTGGGGGAGCTGGAGGAGCTGCAAATACAGCTACTGGAGGTAACGGAGGTGATTCTACAATAAATTTTGGTGGATTAATAACTGCTGGTGGTGGAACTGGTGGAGCAAGAAACAATGGTGCTGTTGGGACTGGCGGAGTCGCTTCTGGAGGAACAACAAACACAAATGGAAACCCTGGAATGGCGGGTACTACATCTGGGGGAAATGGAGGTAGCGCTCCAAATGGAGGTACTGGAGGTACTGGAAGTACAAATGCGGCTGGCAATCCTGGAAACACACCCGGTGGCGGTGGCGGTGGTGGAGAAAGAGGCGGTGGAAATCAACCTGGTGGTTCTGGAGCACGTGGTGAAATACGTTTCACATATACTGTAACTAGCCCATGTACATCAGCTATAAACTTACCTTGCGGAACTACAAATCTTGCAGGAACAACTGTTGGTAGTTCAAATTTCACCCATAACAGTGGGTGCTTAATGAGTAATTATGGAGCATGGTACACTTTTGTTGGAGACGGACAACAAACAACAATTACCTCTACTGCAGGCGCTGGATTTGATCATGAAATGTCAATTTCATCAGGTAGTTGTGGAACACTAACAAATATTGCTTGTCAAGATTCAGGTTTGTCAGGCGGAACTGAAACCTATACTTTTATTTCATCAGCTGGAGTAAATTATTATGTTTATATAGCTTATTATAGTTCTACTGGCACAGCTACTGACACAGGAACTTTTACAATTTCTAGAACTTGTACTCCTATAGTATCTCCCGCAAATGACAATTGCTCTGGAGCTATAGCATTAACTGTAAATCCAGATCTAAATTGCGGAACGGTGACTAGTGGAACAGTTCAATTTGCAACTGATTCTGGAATAACAGGAAGTGGATGTTTTGGCACAGACGACGATGATGTTTGGTATCGATTCGTAGCAACAAACACAACACATCATGTGAGTTTATTAAATATTTCTGGTAGCGCAACAGATCTGTACCATGCTGTATATTCTGGAGCTTCAGGTTGTGGTTCACTTGGAGCTGCCATAACATGTTCTGATCCAAATTCAAGTATTTTAACAGGCTTAACAATTGGACAAACTTATTATGTACAAGTTTACTCCTATACAAGTACAACAGGTCAAAACACTACATTCAATATTTGCATTGGAACTCCCCCTCCCCCTCCATCAAATGATAATTGTAGTGGGGCTATAACCTTAACCGTAAATCCAGACACAAGTTGTGCAGTCGTTACAGCTGGAACTGTTGCTTCAGCCACAGATTCAGGAATTGCAGGCAGTGGTTGTTTTGGTACAGATGATGATGACGTTTGGTATCGATTTGTAGCAACTAACACTACTCATTACGTTAACTTATTAAATGTTACCGGTAGTGCAACCGACATGTATCACGCTGTATATTCTGGAGCTTCAGGATGCGGAACTCTTGGTGCTGCAATTTTATGTTCAGATTCAGATTCAAGTATTGTAAATGGTTTAACAATTGGACAAACTTATTATGTACAAGTATACACCTATACAAGTACAGGAGGACAAACTACAAATTTTAATATCTGTATTGGAACTCCTCCACCTCCTCCCTCAAACGATAATTGTAGTGGGGCCATCTCATTAACCGTAAATACAGATCTTAGTTGTACAACTACAACTGCAGGAAGTGTTGCATCAGCAACGGATTCTGGCATTGCCGGAAGTGGATGATTTGGCACAGATGATGATGATGTTTGGTATCAATTTGTAGCAACTAACACTACTCATTATGTTAACTTATTAAATGTTACTGGCAGTACAACTGACATGTACCATGCAGTATATTCTGGCGCCTCTGGCTGTGGTTCACTTGGTGCCGCATTAGTATGTTCAGATTCAGATTCAAGTATCGTAAATGGCTTAACCATCGGACAAACTTATTATGTACAAGTTTATACCTATACAAGTACTGGTGGACAAACTTCAAATTTCAACATCTGTATCGGAACACCTTGTAATGGAAATGGTCCAGGAACTGGAACAACTGATTTAGGATGTCCTTCAGTAGTTTCTGGTGGATTAGGACTAAATGGCGCTGATCATAATGCTATTTTATGTACTGCAGCTTCTACTTGTGTAGATTTAGAAGCCACCTATTTAGACTTAGGAAATACTTCTACTTATAGAGTAGAATCAATCCCATACAATCCTCCTTATCAGTTTACTTGTTTAGAAAATCCTGTAAGTGTGGATACAGACGACGTTTGGTCTCCGGTTATTAATTTACCTTTTAATTTTTGTTTTTATGGCAACACCTACAATCAATGTTTAATTGGTTCAAACGGAGTTATTACATTTGATTTAGGAAGCAATACTGCAGGTGGTACTTGTGATTGGGAATTTGATTCTACTAATCCAGGGCAACTTCCAGTTAGCGGACATTCGTCACTAATTGAAAACGCAATTTTTGGTGTTTTCCATGACATTAACCCGGGAGTAAGCGGTGAAGTTGGATGGGAATTAATCACATTAAACACAGGCTGTAGAGCACTTGTTGCTTCATGGAGTAGCGTTCCTCTATTTGGAGATAATTCTAAAATATATACAGGGATGATTGTGTTATATGAAAATTCAAACGTCATAGAAGTTTACATTCAGAATAAGCCTTTAGATCCTGACGCTTGGAATGATAACAATGCTGTTGTCGGAATTCAAAATGCAGCAGGTACTCTTGCAGCTGTTGCACCAGGAAGAAATGCATTAGACGCTGACTGGACAGCAACCAATGAAGCTTGGAGATTTATCCCTGATGGTACTTCGATTGCAACATTAAGATGGCATGAAGGTTCTGGAACATCTGGACCAGTTATAGGAACTACTCCAGTAATCAATGTATGCCCAACTGCCACTACAACTTATACAGCTGCAATTACTTATACTTTATGTAATGGATCAACCCTTGTAGAAACAGAAGAAACTATAGTTACAATTAATGGTTCCAAAGTATGGAATGGTTCTTTAAATACTGACTGGGATACAGCTAACAACTGGACACCTGCAGGAGTTCCAACCGCTTCAGATTGCGTTGTCATCCCTGACACAGCAAATGATCCAATCATTTCAGGAACAAATTACAATGGTTTAGGATTGAATTTAACTGTTCAAAACAATGCTGCTTTGACTGTAACTTCAAATAATGACTTAACCATTACAGAATGGGTTAACATTAACACAACAGGTGATTTAATTTTACAAAATAGTGCAAGTTTACTTCAAATCAATAATGATGTTAATCAAGGAACTATGCACATGACCAGAACTGCAAATATCAGAAAATTAGATTATGTATATTGGTCATCTCCTGTTTCAAATTTCAGCGTTAATAATGTTTCACCGGGAACTACTGGTAATAAATACAAATGGATTCCTACAATCGCATCTAACATAAATGGTTTTTGTAATTGGGTCGGAGCAAATGAAAATATGGTTCTTGGAAAAGGATATATCGTAAGAGGTCCAGATAGTTTTACATCTACAGTCACCCCTTTTAATGCCGTTTTTGCCGGAACTCCAAATAATGGCATTATTTCAACTCCTATTTTGAGAGGCACATGGAATGGAGGTACGTATTCTACAGGGGTATCAACAACTCTTGGAACAAACCATGATGATAATTGGAATTTAATTGGAAATCCTTATCCATCTGCAGTAAGAGCTATTGACTTCTTGACATTAAATACAAATATTGACGGATTCATTAAAATATGGACTCATGGAACTTTACCAAGTTCTGCTATTGCTGATCCATTTTACAATAATTATACCTATAACTATACTCCTGGAGATTACATCACTTACAATAGTTCAGGAACTTCGTCAGGACCTGGTGTTTTTAATGGAAATATAGCCGCAGGACAAGGATTTTTTGTATTGATGCATCATACATCTGCTTCTGCTTCTGAAAATGTTACATTTAACAACTCTATGAGAAGCAGTACTTATGACAATAGCCAATTTTTCAGAACTTCTAATGAAAATGGAAGAATTTGGTTAGATTTAGTTGCATCAAACGGAACAAACATCCGAAATCTTGTTGCTTATGTTGATGGCGCTTCTAATAACAGAGATCGTTTATTTGATGCAATAACTGATGAAAAATTAAATTTCAATTTGTATAGTTTGATTGGCGACTTACCTATGACGATTCAAGGAAGAACATTACCATTTGACCAAGAAGATCGCGTTCCAATGGGAATCAAAGTTTCACAAAATGGAAATTATACAATTGGTATTGGCGCTGTTGATGGTTTCTTTACTAATACTAATCAAAACATTTATCTTGAAGATTTAGAAAATAATATTATTCATGACTTGAGACAAAATCCATATAGCTTTACTGCTGAGGCAGGAAACTATCCAAATCGTTTTGTATTACGATACACGAACGAAACTTTAGGTGGCGATGATTTAGTAGTTGATGATGCTAATTTATGGGTGTACTCTTCAGATGTATTATCTGTGAAATCAACAAAAAATACAATTCAATCGGTAAGAGTATTTGATGTTTTAGGAAGACACTTAGCCTACTATCCAAATGTTGATGGCTATGAAGTTCCTTTAACTACCATTCAAAAAAACAATGCTGGATTAATAATTCAAGTTACATTATCTAACGGATCTGTTATTAGTAAAAAAGCGATTTACTAAACAACTAAAAACTTTAATAAACAAGAGCCTCAACGTAATGTTGGGGCTTTTTCTTTTACTCCCTCCATTACTTATTCAAATGAGGAAAACAAAAAAATGACAC of Flavobacterium channae contains these proteins:
- a CDS encoding glycine-rich domain-containing protein, with the protein product MRVTSVTVEIWGAGGGGGGSNTNGSGGSGGGSGAYASKTMIVTPSTNYTFTIGTGGAGGAANTATGGNGGDSTINFGGLITAGGGTGGARNNGAVGTGGVASGGTTNTNGNPGMAGTTSGGNGGSAPNGGTGGTGSTNAAGNPGNTPGGGGGGGERGGGNQPGGSGARGEIRFTYTVTSPCTSAINLPCGTTNLAGTTVGSSNFTHNSGCLMSNYGAWYTFVGDGQQTTITSTAGAGFDHEMSISSGSCGTLTNIACQDSGLSGGTETYTFISSAGVNYYVYIAYYSSTGTATDTGTFTISRTCTPIVSPANDNCSGAIALTVNPDLNCGTVTSGTVQFATDSGITGSGCFGTDDDDVWYRFVATNTTHHVSLLNISGSATDLYHAVYSGASGCGSLGAAITCSDPNSSILTGLTIGQTYYVQVYSYTSTTGQNTTFNICIGTPPPPPSNDNCSGAITLTVNPDTSCAVVTAGTVASATDSGIAGSGCFGTDDDDVWYRFVATNTTHYVNLLNVTGSATDMYHAVYSGASGCGTLGAAILCSDSDSSIVNGLTIGQTYYVQVYTYTSTGGQTTNFNICIGTPPPPPSNDNCSGAISLTVNTDLSCTTTTAGSVASATDSGIAGSG